The Herminiimonas arsenitoxidans sequence TGTCGTCGCCGTGCCTAAAAACCATGCGTGGGCAAATCGCAGCAGCGTCACCACCAATGACTTGAAATCGGAAACCATGCTCTTGCTCGGCAACGGTCACTGCTTCCGCGATCAGGTACTGGAAGTCTGTCCGGAAATGTCCCGCTTCTCGACTTCCGGCGACGGCATTGCCCGTACCTTCGAAGGCTCTTCGCTGGAAACTATCCGTCACATGGTTGCATCCGGCATAGGCATCACCGTTTTGCCGCAAGCATCGGTACCGGACATGCAAGCCAAGGATGGCATGCTGCGTTACATCCCGTTTGAAAAACCGGGACCGTCGCGTCGCGTCGTACTGGTATGGCGCAAAAGCTTCACACGTGGCGCTGCTATCGAAGCTGTCCGGCAAGCATTGTTGTCTTGCGATTTGCAAGGCGTAACGATGTTACCGCATGAACCCCTGTCCGAAGCCTGATACTGAATACATAGAACATCAGGCTGCTTCTCTTATTTTTGTACAACCGAACACCGCTAGATGAACCGCCTCCAACTGTATTTCCGCCTGATCCGCCTCGATAAACCGATAGGCATATTGCTGCTGCTGTGGCCAACACTGTGGGCCTTATGGATGGCATCAAATGGCAAACCGGATTGGACGCTGGTTGGTATTTTTACGCTGGGCACGATCTTGATGCGCTCAGCCGGTTGCGCCATCAACGATTACGCTGACCGCGATTTCGACAGGCATGTGCAACGCACCGTCGATAGACCGATCACCAGCGGCAAGATCAAACCCTACGAAGCCTTGCTGGTTGCATTGGTATTAACGCTGATCTCATTCGCATTGATCTGGCCGCTCAATACCTTGACCAAGCAACTCTCTATCGCAGCAGTCATCATCGCGGCCAGCTACCCTTACTTCAAACGTTTCTTTGCAATCCCGCAGGCTTATCTCGGCATCGCATTCGGTTTTGGTATTCCAATGGGATTTGCAGCGGTGCAAGGCACGGTGCCGGCAGCAGCGTGGTGGCTATTGGTCGC is a genomic window containing:
- the ubiA gene encoding 4-hydroxybenzoate octaprenyltransferase, producing MNRLQLYFRLIRLDKPIGILLLLWPTLWALWMASNGKPDWTLVGIFTLGTILMRSAGCAINDYADRDFDRHVQRTVDRPITSGKIKPYEALLVALVLTLISFALIWPLNTLTKQLSIAAVIIAASYPYFKRFFAIPQAYLGIAFGFGIPMGFAAVQGTVPAAAWWLLVANVFWAVAYDTEYAMVDREDDLKIGMKTSAITFGRFDVAIVMLCYAVTLGLIFIVGWQFGLRIWFVAGLLIAVACAMYHYTLIRERERNACFAAFRHNNWLGAAIFGGVALDYLLR